A genomic segment from Deinococcus sp. YIM 77859 encodes:
- the hslO gene encoding Hsp33 family molecular chaperone HslO translates to MSSDTLSPSFLLRGTAANGTLRFVGIDAAALVEDARVRHHLSKTATAALGRALAASALLAVVLGKTSDSRVTLRIQGDGPIGWIVAEGSADGQLRGYVREPGADLPVRERDGKLDVSGLVGTEGELAVTRLLDNGEPYTGSVRLVSGEIAEDVSTYLGASEQIPNALLLGVYEEGGRVHRAGGLLVQAMPGVTEETLARLEANIRGMGQLTDHLRRGSLLETMHQAAEGLDLVLAPEAQPAHFQCRCSRERALDSLKFFGPAERQEMIEEGGQEIVCHWCSEHYQITPAEIASLDAAQERAQA, encoded by the coding sequence ATGAGTTCAGACACCCTTTCTCCCTCCTTCCTGCTGCGCGGCACCGCTGCAAACGGCACGCTACGCTTTGTGGGCATCGATGCGGCAGCGCTGGTCGAGGACGCGCGTGTGCGCCATCACCTCAGCAAAACCGCTACGGCCGCTCTGGGGCGCGCCCTGGCGGCAAGCGCCCTTCTGGCCGTGGTCCTGGGCAAAACCAGTGACAGCCGAGTCACCCTGCGTATCCAGGGGGACGGCCCGATCGGCTGGATTGTGGCCGAAGGCAGTGCCGACGGCCAACTGCGCGGCTACGTGCGCGAGCCGGGCGCCGACCTGCCGGTTCGGGAGCGTGACGGCAAGCTCGATGTCAGCGGTCTGGTGGGCACCGAGGGCGAACTGGCCGTGACGCGGCTCCTCGACAACGGCGAACCGTACACCGGCAGCGTGCGTCTGGTCAGCGGCGAGATCGCCGAAGACGTCAGCACCTACCTGGGCGCCTCCGAGCAGATTCCCAACGCCCTGCTGCTGGGAGTCTACGAGGAAGGTGGCCGGGTGCACCGGGCCGGGGGGCTGCTGGTCCAGGCGATGCCGGGCGTGACAGAAGAGACGCTCGCACGGCTGGAAGCCAACATCCGCGGCATGGGCCAGCTCACCGACCACCTGCGCCGGGGGTCTTTGCTGGAAACGATGCATCAGGCGGCCGAGGGCCTGGACCTGGTGCTCGCGCCCGAAGCGCAGCCCGCCCACTTCCAGTGCCGCTGCTCGCGCGAGCGCGCGCTCGACAGCCTGAAGTTCTTCGGCCCCGCCGAGCGGCAGGAGATGATCGAGGAAGGCGGGCAGGAGATCGTCTGCCACTGGTGCAGCGAGCACTACCAGATCACGCCCGCCGAGATCGCCTCGCTCGACGCGGCGCAGGAACGCGCGCAGGCTTGA
- a CDS encoding CCA tRNA nucleotidyltransferase produces the protein MPAPSSNGESGAAKVWTHLQAGDRAWLQDLAGQAGPGARVALVGGAVRDALLGKTPLDLDVVVEGTDAAALAAQTGLPFLVHPAFGNATLTLPDGRHVDLVRARRESYPVPGAHPVPTPGSLTDDLRRRDFGLNALALLLGPQGPAALLDEVGGREDLRARVLRPLYPRSLHEDASRLVRGARLAGRLGLTAHPELLRQVPDALRMAPRTPRLNTELRLLLHEPRPGRAAQVLANWGAGSLLPEGARERLAALDARRDAGQNVPAQAYAAALLSCAPDPAALADRLGLGEKPGALLARALSDAPVPPGSPEGVLRALLRPDAYPVLTGRDVVALGVPPGPAVGAALAHLAALRQAGQVRSPEEERAALSAYLRRVPPSP, from the coding sequence ATGCCAGCGCCTTCCAGTAACGGGGAGAGCGGGGCCGCCAAGGTCTGGACCCACCTCCAGGCGGGGGACCGCGCCTGGCTCCAGGACCTCGCCGGCCAGGCCGGGCCGGGCGCGCGGGTCGCCCTGGTGGGCGGGGCGGTGCGGGACGCCCTGTTGGGCAAGACGCCCCTTGATCTCGACGTGGTCGTAGAGGGCACGGACGCGGCGGCCCTGGCCGCTCAGACGGGACTGCCCTTCCTGGTCCATCCAGCCTTTGGCAACGCGACGCTGACCCTGCCGGATGGCCGCCACGTGGACCTGGTGCGGGCGCGGCGCGAAAGCTACCCGGTGCCGGGCGCCCACCCCGTGCCCACGCCGGGTTCTCTGACCGATGACCTGCGGCGGCGAGACTTCGGGCTGAACGCGCTGGCTCTCCTGCTGGGGCCGCAGGGGCCGGCCGCCCTGCTCGACGAGGTGGGCGGCCGCGAGGACCTGCGAGCGAGGGTGCTGCGGCCCCTGTACCCCCGCTCGCTGCACGAGGACGCCAGCCGCCTGGTGCGTGGGGCCCGGCTGGCCGGGCGGCTGGGCCTCACCGCGCACCCCGAGCTGCTGCGGCAGGTACCGGACGCGCTGAGGATGGCCCCGCGCACGCCCCGCCTGAACACCGAACTGCGCCTGCTGCTGCACGAGCCGAGGCCGGGCCGAGCGGCGCAGGTCCTGGCGAACTGGGGCGCGGGCAGCCTGCTCCCGGAGGGCGCCCGCGAGCGGCTGGCGGCGCTTGATGCCCGGCGGGACGCGGGCCAGAACGTACCCGCGCAGGCGTACGCCGCCGCGCTGCTGTCCTGCGCCCCCGATCCTGCGGCTCTTGCTGACCGGCTGGGCCTGGGCGAGAAACCCGGAGCGCTTCTCGCCCGCGCCCTCTCGGATGCGCCCGTCCCGCCGGGCAGCCCGGAAGGTGTCCTGCGCGCCCTGCTGCGCCCGGACGCCTATCCCGTGCTCACCGGGCGGGACGTGGTGGCCCTTGGCGTCCCGCCCGGCCCAGCCGTGGGCGCTGCCCTCGCTCACCTGGCGGCGCTGCGACAGGCCGGGCAGGTCCGTTCGCCCGAGGAGGAGCGGGCGGCACTGAGCGCCTACCTGCGGCGCGTCCCGCCCTCCCCTTAA
- a CDS encoding S1C family serine protease, which produces MKRPLLAVTLVLVGLGLGATLLRDQVPLSGAQPPPTARDQASTVQTEAAAKLQNEQNTIDIVRRYEPGLVFISTEQEVVQPSPFPWLFGGEEQTQVQQGVGSGFFVNKEGDILTNYHVVAGEGGRGTADRIRIRVMNREETVPARVIGLAPQYDLALLRAEGLPAEAIQPIPLGDSDALEVGQKAIAMGAPFGLEFSVTEGIVSSAERLIPIGFSQSGTGEGITQKAIQTDAAINPGNSGGPLLDSSGRVIGINTQIYSPSGAVTGVGQSAGVGFAIPINAAKNLLPRLQQARGGVVNPPRLGITPGLIVQGPNQVAAVGLSALTSEGKRALGLPETGLLVGQVAPNSPAARAGLRGGENVQDLRGGQIVLGGDVIVAADGQPVDALEDLQAALLDKREGDRVTLRVVRGRQTRNVEVTLDASAFQ; this is translated from the coding sequence ATGAAACGACCACTGCTCGCCGTGACGCTGGTGCTGGTGGGCCTGGGGCTGGGCGCCACCCTGTTGCGAGACCAGGTGCCCCTCTCGGGTGCCCAGCCGCCCCCGACGGCTCGCGACCAGGCCAGCACCGTTCAGACCGAGGCGGCCGCCAAACTCCAGAACGAGCAGAACACCATTGATATCGTGCGGCGCTATGAGCCGGGCCTGGTGTTTATCAGCACCGAACAGGAGGTGGTACAGCCCAGCCCCTTCCCCTGGCTCTTCGGCGGCGAGGAGCAGACGCAGGTGCAGCAGGGCGTGGGCAGCGGCTTTTTCGTCAACAAAGAGGGGGATATTCTCACCAACTACCACGTGGTGGCGGGGGAGGGCGGGCGAGGCACCGCCGACCGCATCCGCATCCGGGTCATGAACCGCGAAGAGACGGTCCCGGCCCGGGTGATCGGCCTCGCGCCGCAGTATGATCTCGCCCTCCTTCGTGCCGAGGGGCTGCCCGCCGAGGCCATTCAGCCCATCCCGCTGGGCGACAGCGACGCGCTCGAGGTCGGCCAAAAGGCGATTGCGATGGGCGCGCCTTTCGGGCTGGAATTCAGCGTGACCGAGGGCATCGTGAGCAGTGCCGAGCGGCTGATTCCCATCGGATTCTCCCAGAGCGGCACGGGCGAGGGCATCACCCAAAAGGCCATCCAGACGGATGCGGCGATCAACCCGGGCAACTCGGGCGGCCCGCTCCTGGATTCGTCGGGGCGTGTGATTGGGATCAACACCCAGATCTACTCGCCCAGCGGCGCGGTCACCGGCGTCGGGCAGAGCGCGGGGGTGGGCTTTGCCATCCCCATCAACGCCGCCAAGAACCTGCTGCCGCGGCTCCAGCAGGCGCGGGGCGGCGTGGTGAATCCGCCGCGGCTGGGCATCACCCCCGGTTTGATCGTGCAGGGGCCCAACCAGGTGGCGGCTGTAGGCCTGAGTGCGCTCACCAGCGAGGGCAAACGCGCCCTGGGCCTGCCCGAGACCGGGCTGCTCGTCGGCCAGGTCGCCCCGAACTCTCCCGCAGCCCGAGCGGGTCTGCGCGGGGGCGAGAATGTCCAGGACCTGCGCGGCGGGCAGATCGTCCTTGGGGGTGACGTGATTGTGGCGGCAGACGGCCAGCCGGTCGACGCCCTGGAGGACCTTCAGGCCGCCCTGCTCGACAAGCGGGAGGGAGACCGCGTGACCCTGCGGGTGGTGCGCGGCCGCCAGACCCGGAACGTGGAAGTTACCCTGGATGCCAGCGCCTTCCAGTAA
- a CDS encoding ABC transporter ATP-binding protein, with product MSVLSTRELSLRYGTRQVFQELNLTLRDGAVTALIGANGSGKSTLLRSLSRLLSPNAGAVLLDGADLHALPTRTVAQKLAILPQGPTAPEGLTVEELVWFGRHPHQGMFGGRTAEDRRIVAWALDQTGMTVFASRPLESLSGGQRQRAWIAMSLAQGTQTLLLDEPTTYLDLSHQLEVLHLVRRLNEQEGKTIVMVLHDLNQAVRYSDEIVAVLDGRVYAQGDPAEVMNRALLRDVFGLEAHLLTDPDTGRPHVIPYGIARKAGTR from the coding sequence ATGAGTGTTCTGTCTACCCGTGAACTCAGCCTCCGCTACGGCACGCGTCAGGTGTTTCAGGAACTCAACCTGACCCTGCGTGACGGCGCGGTGACCGCTCTGATCGGGGCCAACGGAAGCGGCAAAAGCACGCTGCTGCGCTCGCTCTCCCGGCTGCTCTCGCCGAACGCGGGCGCGGTGCTGCTCGACGGGGCGGACCTGCATGCGCTCCCCACCCGCACCGTCGCGCAAAAGCTCGCCATCCTGCCCCAGGGTCCCACGGCGCCCGAGGGCCTCACCGTCGAGGAGCTCGTGTGGTTTGGGCGGCATCCGCATCAGGGCATGTTCGGGGGGCGCACCGCCGAAGATCGCCGCATCGTCGCCTGGGCCCTGGACCAGACCGGCATGACTGTCTTCGCGTCGCGCCCGCTGGAGAGCCTCTCCGGTGGACAGCGGCAGCGAGCGTGGATCGCCATGAGCCTGGCCCAGGGCACCCAGACACTGCTGCTCGACGAGCCGACCACCTACCTGGACCTCAGCCACCAACTGGAGGTGCTGCACCTTGTGCGCCGCCTCAACGAGCAGGAAGGCAAGACCATCGTGATGGTTCTGCACGACCTCAACCAGGCCGTGCGCTACTCCGATGAGATCGTCGCGGTGCTGGATGGCCGCGTCTACGCCCAGGGGGACCCCGCCGAGGTGATGAACCGAGCGCTCTTGCGCGACGTCTTCGGCCTCGAAGCGCACCTGCTGACCGACCCGGACACCGGCCGCCCGCACGTCATTCCCTACGGCATCGCGCGCAAGGCGGGAACCCGGTAA
- a CDS encoding response regulator transcription factor: MHDATEALSAPTRPITLLLVDDHPVVRKGTRELLEGEVDLQVIGEAESGEEAIEKARQLRPDVILMDVSMPGMNGIEATRAIKAEQPGVGVLVLTSYDDDAYVFALLEAGAAGYLLKNTSEEDLLGAVRAVAAGESALHPAVARKVLERFSAQQTPTPPEDALSPRELEVLRVAATGRTNKEIARDLDISPRTVQVHLANIFSKLGVGSRTEAVLYGIKRGWIDPKTL, encoded by the coding sequence ATGCATGACGCCACCGAAGCGCTGTCCGCCCCCACGCGGCCCATCACCCTGCTGCTGGTCGACGATCACCCCGTCGTCCGCAAGGGTACCCGCGAGCTGCTCGAAGGTGAAGTTGACCTGCAGGTGATCGGCGAGGCCGAGAGCGGGGAAGAAGCCATCGAGAAGGCCCGGCAGCTTCGTCCGGACGTGATCCTGATGGACGTCTCCATGCCCGGGATGAACGGCATCGAGGCCACCCGCGCCATCAAAGCCGAGCAACCCGGCGTGGGCGTCCTGGTCCTGACGAGCTATGACGATGACGCCTACGTGTTCGCCCTTCTGGAGGCGGGCGCGGCCGGATACCTGCTCAAGAACACCAGTGAGGAAGACCTCCTGGGTGCGGTGCGGGCTGTGGCCGCTGGAGAGAGTGCCCTTCACCCGGCGGTTGCCCGCAAGGTTCTCGAGCGCTTCAGCGCTCAGCAGACCCCGACGCCCCCCGAAGACGCCCTCAGCCCCCGTGAACTCGAAGTTCTGCGGGTGGCCGCGACAGGCCGCACCAACAAGGAGATTGCCCGCGACCTCGACATCAGCCCCCGCACCGTACAGGTCCACCTCGCCAACATCTTTTCCAAACTGGGCGTGGGGAGCCGCACCGAGGCCGTGCTGTACGGCATCAAGCGGGGATGGATCGATCCCAAGACGCTTTGA
- a CDS encoding ABC transporter substrate-binding protein, with translation MTTFNRRSRPLGLLALTTLALTLAACDKPNNAGNAGTNGDTTATTDTSGSTGANNSSVLVVQESSDIPTLDPGTSYDTASGQVVENIYETLVTYEGNSLTELKPLLATEWQISDDGKTYRFTLRDGVKFHSGNAFQCADAEYTFRRNLVTNTSESGNWFLAESLLGTGSNANDDPSITWEKISNAVKCDGETLVFNLPKADPAFLAKLAYAGQSIVDSEHAKEIGEWDGTEATWKEAVGKDLTNSPLSQNPSGTGAYRFVSKDATTFRAEAFDDYWGEKAKIQNVLIQVVPEQAARQQAFLRGDADLIETGGRPIIEEQLRGKPGVAIVDNLPDTSAFGIAMNQDIKNPEVLGSGKLDGQGIPANFFSDADVRRGFVAAFDVPTYIQQVQGGKGEPRNFLLPDTFPGYNPDLEPPQFDLDAAREAFQKAWGGQVWEKGFVLNATYRAGSVAAQTGMELLKKNVESLNPKFKVNLQPKQWSEILENADQGREAMVMTGWAPDYADPDNFVYTFYSSEGFYHPRVGFTDPQIDAWVNEARTTNDTDRRNELYTQIAERAKEQAYYILMPSNPGIIAYRDNLQGISEDTFNPMIAFRTGTLWKNLSKS, from the coding sequence ATGACCACGTTCAACCGCCGTTCCCGTCCCCTGGGCCTGCTGGCCCTCACCACGCTGGCGCTGACCCTGGCGGCCTGTGACAAGCCAAACAACGCAGGCAACGCGGGTACCAACGGTGATACCACCGCCACCACAGACACCTCGGGCAGCACCGGCGCCAACAACAGCTCGGTGCTCGTCGTGCAGGAAAGCTCCGATATCCCCACGCTGGACCCCGGCACCAGCTACGACACCGCCAGCGGCCAGGTGGTGGAGAACATCTACGAGACGCTGGTGACCTACGAGGGGAATAGCCTCACGGAGCTCAAGCCCCTTCTCGCTACCGAGTGGCAGATCAGTGACGATGGCAAGACCTACCGCTTCACCCTGCGCGACGGCGTCAAGTTCCACTCCGGCAACGCGTTTCAGTGTGCCGACGCCGAGTACACGTTCCGGCGCAACCTGGTCACCAACACCAGCGAGAGCGGCAACTGGTTCCTGGCCGAAAGCCTCTTGGGAACCGGCAGCAACGCCAACGATGACCCCAGCATCACCTGGGAAAAGATCAGCAACGCCGTGAAGTGCGATGGCGAGACGCTGGTGTTTAACCTGCCCAAGGCGGACCCGGCCTTCCTGGCCAAGCTGGCCTACGCGGGCCAGAGCATCGTGGACAGCGAGCATGCCAAAGAGATTGGCGAGTGGGACGGCACCGAAGCCACCTGGAAGGAGGCGGTGGGCAAGGACCTCACGAACAGCCCGCTGTCACAAAATCCCAGCGGCACCGGTGCGTACCGCTTCGTGAGCAAGGACGCCACCACCTTCCGCGCCGAGGCCTTTGACGACTACTGGGGCGAAAAGGCCAAGATCCAGAACGTGCTGATTCAGGTGGTGCCCGAGCAGGCTGCTCGCCAGCAGGCCTTCTTGCGCGGTGACGCCGACCTGATCGAGACGGGTGGCCGTCCCATCATCGAGGAGCAGCTGCGTGGCAAGCCCGGCGTGGCGATCGTGGACAACCTGCCGGACACGAGCGCCTTTGGGATCGCCATGAACCAGGACATCAAGAACCCCGAGGTGCTGGGCAGCGGCAAGCTGGACGGCCAGGGCATTCCGGCCAACTTCTTCAGTGATGCCGACGTGCGCCGGGGCTTTGTGGCCGCCTTTGACGTGCCCACCTATATCCAGCAGGTGCAGGGCGGCAAGGGTGAACCGCGCAACTTCCTGCTGCCCGACACCTTCCCCGGCTACAATCCTGACCTTGAGCCGCCGCAGTTCGACCTGGATGCCGCGCGCGAGGCGTTCCAAAAGGCGTGGGGCGGACAGGTCTGGGAAAAGGGCTTTGTGCTCAACGCCACCTACCGTGCCGGAAGTGTCGCCGCGCAGACCGGGATGGAGCTGCTGAAGAAGAACGTCGAGTCCCTCAACCCCAAGTTCAAGGTCAATCTCCAGCCCAAGCAGTGGAGCGAGATTCTGGAGAATGCCGACCAGGGCCGCGAGGCGATGGTGATGACCGGCTGGGCGCCCGACTACGCCGACCCGGACAACTTCGTGTACACCTTCTACAGCAGTGAAGGCTTCTACCACCCCCGGGTGGGCTTCACCGACCCGCAGATTGACGCTTGGGTGAACGAGGCCCGCACGACGAACGACACCGATCGCCGCAACGAGCTCTACACCCAAATCGCCGAGCGCGCCAAGGAGCAGGCGTACTACATCCTGATGCCCAGTAACCCCGGGATCATCGCCTACCGCGACAACCTGCAGGGCATCAGCGAAGACACCTTTAACCCCATGATCGCCTTCCGCACCGGGACCCTCTGGAAGAACCTCAGCAAGAGCTGA
- a CDS encoding hemolysin III family protein, giving the protein MKRLLTALREPVNALTHWGGAVAALVVLGPLLWWADTRGLHLWPFVVFGLSMLGLYTASASYHSFRLGERGLLWLRKLDHASIFLLIAGSYTPVAYYGLTGLWREVVLWVIWGIAAAGIGLKLLTLRLPRWVSTLLYLGMGWLAVIFLPQLVRNLPPVAIFWLATGGVLYSIGAVIYGTRRWQPRPGSRWGHWGFHEVWHLFVLGGTGAHVAMMFHLR; this is encoded by the coding sequence GTGAAGCGTCTCCTGACCGCCCTCCGCGAACCCGTGAACGCCCTGACCCATTGGGGTGGGGCGGTGGCGGCCCTGGTCGTGCTGGGGCCGCTGCTGTGGTGGGCGGATACGCGCGGGCTGCACCTGTGGCCCTTCGTGGTGTTTGGGCTGAGCATGCTGGGGCTCTACACCGCCTCGGCGAGCTACCACTCGTTTCGCCTGGGAGAGCGCGGGCTGCTGTGGCTGCGCAAGTTGGACCACGCGAGCATCTTCCTGCTGATCGCGGGGAGCTACACCCCTGTTGCGTACTACGGGCTCACGGGCCTCTGGCGGGAGGTGGTGCTGTGGGTGATCTGGGGCATTGCCGCGGCAGGGATCGGGCTTAAGCTGCTCACCCTGCGCCTCCCCCGCTGGGTCAGCACCCTGCTGTACCTGGGCATGGGCTGGCTGGCCGTGATCTTCCTGCCCCAGCTTGTGCGGAACCTGCCCCCGGTGGCGATCTTCTGGCTGGCCACGGGCGGCGTCCTGTACTCGATCGGGGCCGTGATCTACGGGACCCGGCGCTGGCAGCCCCGCCCCGGCAGCCGCTGGGGGCACTGGGGCTTTCATGAGGTCTGGCACCTCTTTGTTCTGGGGGGCACCGGCGCGCACGTAGCGATGATGTTTCACCTGCGCTGA
- a CDS encoding site-2 protease family protein, translating to MLLSLLTRDPVAFVIVAVALAFSLTVHEFAHAWTADRLGDPTPRRYGRVTLNPARHLDPFGTLLLLLAGFGFARPVPINPSNLGRWGTLWVSAAGPISNLLIALLAAVLLRVLPPSEIVFVVLLYVLSINIVLAVFNLIPIPLLDGSRILGALVPSLGRSLAQFEAQPFSFLVVMLFIFIAQEPIGNIIGRVQRWVLGFVGL from the coding sequence ATGCTGCTGAGCCTCCTGACCCGCGACCCCGTCGCGTTCGTGATCGTCGCGGTGGCCCTCGCGTTCTCGCTGACCGTTCACGAGTTCGCGCACGCCTGGACCGCCGACCGCCTAGGGGACCCGACGCCGCGCCGGTATGGCCGCGTCACCCTGAATCCCGCCCGACACCTCGACCCCTTCGGCACGCTCCTCCTCCTCCTCGCGGGCTTCGGCTTCGCGCGTCCGGTGCCCATCAACCCCTCCAACCTGGGACGCTGGGGCACCCTGTGGGTATCGGCCGCCGGGCCCATCAGCAACCTGCTGATCGCCCTGCTCGCCGCCGTGCTGCTGCGCGTGCTGCCGCCCAGCGAGATCGTCTTTGTCGTGCTGCTGTACGTGCTGAGCATCAACATTGTGCTCGCCGTGTTCAACCTGATTCCCATCCCGCTGCTCGACGGCAGCCGCATCCTGGGCGCGCTGGTGCCCTCCCTGGGCCGCAGCCTCGCGCAGTTCGAGGCCCAGCCCTTCAGCTTTCTGGTTGTGATGCTCTTTATTTTTATCGCGCAGGAGCCCATCGGGAACATCATCGGCCGGGTGCAGCGCTGGGTGCTGGGGTTCGTGGGGCTCTGA
- the guaB gene encoding IMP dehydrogenase, producing the protein MSAFTTPAAPFPTAQEDRFAYKFGQEGITFDDVLLVPRHSTVLPHEVNVETQLTRRVRLNIPFVSAAMDTVTETKMAVAMAREGGIGVIHKNMPVDAQAEMVRKVKRSESGMIVDPITLPPQARVADAERLMAEYRISGVPVTDPAGKLLGIVTNRDLRFIEDQSTPLADVMTREDLVTVPVGTTLEEAQEILKRHRIEKLLVTDGEGFLKGLITIKDLAKRVKYPRAAKDDLGRLRVAAAIGVSADLLDRAGALVAAGADVLVLDSAHGHSQGILNALTRVKENFDVDVIAGNVATRAGARDLIAAGADAVKVGIGPGSICTTRVVTGVGVPQVTAIFEASAAALEAGIPVIADGGIKQTGDVPKAIAAGASAVMMGSMLAGTDEAPGETVLRDGRRYKSYRGMGSLGAMDQGSSDRYFQSGSRKFVPEGIEGIVAYKGTVGEVLYQFVGGLRSSMGYCGAPDLSTLRDTAQFVRITGASLVESHPHGVTITQEAPNYGGR; encoded by the coding sequence ATGAGTGCTTTCACGACGCCCGCCGCCCCGTTCCCCACGGCGCAAGAGGACCGCTTTGCCTACAAATTCGGCCAGGAGGGCATCACCTTTGATGACGTGCTGCTCGTGCCGCGGCACTCCACCGTGCTGCCGCACGAGGTGAACGTGGAGACGCAGCTGACCCGGCGGGTCCGGCTGAACATCCCCTTTGTCTCGGCCGCGATGGACACCGTGACCGAGACGAAGATGGCGGTGGCGATGGCCCGTGAGGGCGGCATCGGGGTCATTCACAAGAACATGCCGGTCGACGCGCAGGCCGAGATGGTCCGCAAGGTCAAGCGCAGTGAAAGTGGCATGATTGTGGATCCCATCACCCTTCCCCCGCAGGCGAGGGTGGCCGATGCCGAGCGCCTGATGGCCGAGTACCGCATCAGCGGCGTGCCGGTGACCGACCCCGCTGGGAAGCTGCTGGGCATCGTCACCAACCGCGACCTGCGCTTCATCGAGGACCAGTCCACGCCTCTGGCGGACGTGATGACCCGCGAGGACCTGGTGACGGTGCCCGTCGGCACGACGCTGGAGGAGGCGCAGGAGATCTTGAAACGCCACCGCATCGAAAAACTCCTCGTGACCGACGGTGAGGGTTTCCTGAAGGGCCTGATCACCATCAAGGACCTCGCCAAGCGCGTGAAGTACCCCCGCGCCGCAAAAGATGACCTCGGTCGCCTGCGCGTGGCGGCGGCCATCGGCGTTTCCGCCGACCTGCTGGACCGTGCGGGGGCACTTGTCGCGGCGGGGGCAGACGTCCTCGTGCTTGACAGCGCGCACGGCCACAGCCAGGGCATCCTGAATGCGCTGACGCGGGTCAAGGAGAACTTTGACGTGGACGTGATTGCCGGAAACGTCGCGACCCGCGCCGGTGCACGGGACCTGATCGCGGCGGGGGCCGACGCGGTCAAGGTCGGCATAGGCCCAGGAAGTATCTGCACCACCCGCGTCGTCACCGGCGTGGGCGTTCCGCAGGTCACCGCCATCTTCGAAGCCTCGGCGGCGGCCCTCGAAGCAGGGATCCCTGTGATTGCGGACGGCGGCATCAAGCAGACGGGTGACGTGCCCAAGGCGATCGCTGCCGGAGCCAGCGCCGTGATGATGGGCTCCATGCTGGCCGGGACCGACGAGGCCCCCGGCGAGACGGTGCTGCGCGACGGCCGCCGCTACAAGAGCTACCGCGGGATGGGGTCCCTGGGCGCGATGGACCAGGGCTCGAGTGACCGTTACTTTCAGTCGGGCAGCCGCAAATTCGTGCCCGAGGGCATTGAGGGCATCGTGGCCTACAAGGGCACGGTCGGCGAGGTGCTCTACCAGTTCGTGGGCGGCCTGCGCAGCAGCATGGGCTACTGCGGCGCGCCGGACCTGTCCACGCTCCGCGACACCGCCCAGTTCGTCCGCATCACCGGGGCCAGCCTGGTAGAAAGCCACCCGCACGGCGTGACCATCACGCAGGAAGCGCCCAACTACGGGGGGAGGTAA